Proteins co-encoded in one Azospirillum brasilense genomic window:
- a CDS encoding GntR family transcriptional regulator, translating to MKPPRASQRGTTAAAAIYRDLRADIVSLARRPGDPIVEKLVAEAFGVSRTPVREAVLRLADEGLVEVFPQSGTFVARIPIADLPEANLIRKTLEQATVRFAAERATRSQVAALQANLERQREVDASGCADGFHQADEAFHALIADIAGYPGFWPITQQVKVQIDRCRHLTLPYPGRLATVIAEHEAIVAAIADHDPARAVKALGDHIDGLLLTIDDMRHATPLYFSPAEALT from the coding sequence ATGAAGCCGCCCCGCGCGTCGCAGCGCGGGACCACGGCGGCGGCGGCGATCTACCGCGATCTGCGGGCCGACATCGTGTCGCTGGCCCGCAGGCCGGGCGACCCGATCGTGGAGAAGCTGGTGGCCGAAGCCTTCGGCGTCAGCCGCACCCCGGTGCGCGAGGCCGTCCTGCGGCTGGCCGACGAGGGGCTGGTGGAGGTCTTTCCGCAGTCGGGCACCTTCGTGGCGCGCATCCCCATCGCCGACCTGCCGGAAGCCAACCTGATCCGCAAGACGCTGGAGCAGGCGACCGTCCGCTTCGCGGCGGAACGCGCGACGCGCAGCCAGGTCGCCGCCCTCCAGGCCAACCTGGAGCGCCAGCGCGAGGTCGACGCCTCGGGCTGCGCCGACGGCTTCCACCAGGCGGACGAGGCGTTCCACGCGCTGATCGCCGACATCGCCGGCTATCCCGGCTTCTGGCCGATCACCCAGCAGGTGAAGGTGCAGATCGACCGCTGCCGCCACCTGACCCTTCCCTATCCCGGCCGCCTGGCGACCGTCATCGCCGAGCACGAGGCCATCGTCGCCGCCATCGCGGACCACGACCCCGCCCGCGCGGTGAAGGCGCTCGGCGACCACATCGACGGCCTGCTGCTGACCATCGACGACATGCGGCACGCCACCCCCTTGTATTTCTCTCCTGCCGAGGCCCTGACATGA
- a CDS encoding sulfite oxidase heme-binding subunit YedZ — MAATSKGPVAQALASRWAKPVVFALGLVPLGWMVWLGLSGGLGAEPVAEAVRQSGLWALRLLLVALAVTPLRILTGQAGLARFRRMIGLFAFFYALLHVSVYVGVDQFFDWAAVWKDIVKRPYITVGMGAFVILTALAATSTNGMVRRLGGRRWKALHKAVFVAGAAGCVHYVMLVKGWQYPPFVYAAILLGLVALRYAKSPAAGRLSPSYRT; from the coding sequence ATGGCCGCAACGTCGAAAGGCCCGGTCGCCCAGGCGCTCGCCTCGCGCTGGGCGAAGCCGGTGGTGTTCGCCCTGGGGCTCGTCCCGCTCGGCTGGATGGTCTGGCTGGGCCTGAGCGGCGGGCTGGGGGCCGAGCCGGTGGCCGAGGCGGTGCGGCAGAGCGGGCTGTGGGCGCTGCGCCTGCTGCTGGTCGCACTGGCCGTCACGCCGCTGCGCATCCTGACGGGTCAGGCGGGGCTGGCGCGGTTCCGCCGGATGATCGGGCTGTTCGCCTTCTTCTACGCGCTGCTTCACGTCTCCGTTTACGTCGGGGTGGACCAGTTCTTCGACTGGGCGGCGGTGTGGAAGGACATCGTGAAGCGGCCCTACATCACCGTGGGCATGGGCGCCTTCGTGATCCTGACGGCGCTGGCCGCGACCTCGACCAACGGCATGGTGCGGCGGCTCGGCGGGCGGCGCTGGAAGGCGCTGCACAAGGCGGTGTTCGTCGCCGGGGCGGCGGGCTGCGTCCATTACGTGATGCTGGTCAAGGGCTGGCAGTACCCGCCCTTCGTCTACGCGGCAATCTTGCTGGGGCTGGTCGCGCTGCGCTACGCGAAGTCGCCGGCGGCGGGGCGGCTCTCCCCGTCCTACCGGACCTGA
- the eda gene encoding bifunctional 4-hydroxy-2-oxoglutarate aldolase/2-dehydro-3-deoxy-phosphogluconate aldolase: MTHPRLEPSLSGPRIVPVLVLDEPDTAVALAEALVAGGLTTLEVTLRTPAALACAEAIAARVPGALVGLGTLIRPEQFAQARDAGARFVVSPGLTDRLAEAAKTAGLPYLPGIATVAEALIAMEHGFRELKFFPAMLNGGAPALRGMAPLMPEIRFCPTGGLKAEHVKEILSLPNVFALGGTWLTPADAVKERRWSEIERLAREASALAQG; this comes from the coding sequence ATGACCCACCCGCGTCTTGAACCCTCCCTGTCCGGCCCGCGCATCGTCCCGGTCCTCGTCCTCGACGAGCCGGACACCGCGGTCGCCCTGGCCGAGGCGCTGGTCGCCGGCGGCCTGACCACGCTGGAGGTGACGCTGCGCACCCCCGCGGCGCTGGCCTGCGCGGAGGCCATCGCCGCCCGCGTTCCGGGCGCCCTGGTCGGCCTCGGCACGCTGATCCGGCCTGAGCAGTTCGCCCAGGCCCGCGACGCCGGCGCCCGCTTCGTCGTCAGCCCCGGCCTGACCGACCGTCTGGCGGAGGCCGCCAAGACCGCCGGCCTGCCCTATCTGCCGGGCATCGCCACCGTGGCCGAGGCGCTGATCGCCATGGAGCACGGCTTCCGCGAGCTGAAGTTCTTCCCGGCGATGCTGAACGGCGGCGCCCCGGCGCTGCGCGGCATGGCGCCGCTGATGCCGGAGATCCGCTTCTGCCCGACCGGCGGCCTCAAGGCGGAGCATGTGAAGGAGATCCTGTCGCTCCCCAACGTCTTCGCGCTCGGCGGCACCTGGCTGACCCCGGCCGACGCGGTGAAGGAGCGCCGCTGGTCCGAGATCGAGCGGCTGGCCCGCGAGGCCTCCGCTTTGGCCCAGGGCTGA
- a CDS encoding Gfo/Idh/MocA family protein, translated as MTGRRRVGVIGLGMAATPHAQSLRDLADRVEVAGCFSPSAERRAAFAARFGLPAVDRAETILDDPTVSAVLLLTPPDTHADLVARCAAAGKHVLLEKPLDATSAGCRAVVESMERAGLTLGVMLQHRFRAAAERLAELLRTGALGRPLSASVVVRWWRDDAYYAQPGRGMKARDGGGVLLTQAIHTLDLYVSLLGLPREVAAFANTSGLRPIDTEDVVCAALRYDGGLLATVDATTAAYPGYPERIEIAGSAGSALLIGDRLEVQLRSGETVQAGETAGTLGGGADPMAFSNAHHRAVLADFLDALDHGTQPRVSGREALKVHRLIEAILKSSESGAVTAVPED; from the coding sequence ATGACGGGGCGGCGGCGCGTCGGCGTGATCGGGCTGGGCATGGCGGCGACGCCGCACGCCCAGAGCCTGCGGGATCTGGCGGACCGGGTGGAGGTGGCGGGCTGCTTCAGCCCGTCCGCCGAGCGGCGGGCCGCCTTCGCGGCGCGCTTCGGCCTGCCGGCGGTGGACCGGGCGGAGACGATCCTCGACGACCCCACCGTCTCCGCCGTCCTGCTGCTGACCCCGCCGGACACCCACGCCGACCTCGTCGCCCGCTGCGCCGCCGCCGGCAAGCATGTGCTGCTGGAAAAGCCGCTCGACGCCACCTCGGCCGGCTGCCGCGCCGTGGTGGAGAGCATGGAGCGCGCCGGGCTGACGCTCGGCGTCATGCTCCAGCACCGCTTCCGCGCCGCCGCGGAACGGCTGGCGGAGCTGCTGCGCACCGGCGCGCTGGGCCGTCCGCTGTCGGCCTCCGTCGTGGTGCGCTGGTGGCGCGACGACGCCTATTACGCCCAGCCCGGGCGCGGCATGAAGGCGCGGGACGGCGGCGGCGTTCTGCTGACCCAGGCCATCCACACGCTCGACCTCTATGTCAGCCTGCTCGGCCTGCCGCGCGAGGTCGCCGCCTTCGCCAACACCAGCGGCCTGCGCCCCATCGACACCGAGGACGTGGTGTGCGCCGCCCTGCGCTACGACGGCGGGCTGCTCGCCACGGTGGACGCCACCACCGCGGCCTATCCCGGCTACCCGGAGCGCATCGAGATCGCCGGGTCCGCCGGCTCCGCCCTGTTGATCGGCGACCGGCTGGAGGTGCAGCTGCGCTCCGGCGAGACGGTCCAGGCGGGGGAGACGGCGGGCACGCTGGGCGGCGGGGCCGATCCCATGGCCTTCTCCAACGCCCATCACCGCGCCGTTCTGGCCGACTTCCTCGACGCGCTCGACCACGGCACCCAGCCGCGCGTGTCCGGGCGGGAGGCGCTGAAGGTCCACCGGCTGATCGAGGCGATCCTCAAATCCTCGGAAAGCGGCGCCGTCACGGCGGTTCCGGAAGACTGA
- a CDS encoding FecCD family ABC transporter permease, with product MAALLVAAVCVAFSIGAYPVSPGELAGLLAAKLGLGSAAVAPAVETVIWDIRGPRVLTAMLVGAGLAASGAAYQGLFRNPLVSPDILGVSSGAALGAVLGIFAALPVLAIQGMAFAGGLLAVGVVLAVASAIRGRDPVLVLVLGGVVIGALLGSGVALLKYLADPYNQLPAITFWLLGSLSAVNRGDLAALVPPVAVALLPLVLLRWRLDVMTLGDEEATALGVPVRLVRVVVIAAATLMTAAAVSVSGIVGWVGLLVPHLARLMVGPAFVRLLPTAVLLGAAYLLAVDTLARSLGPVELPLGVLTAVIGTPVFLWLLAFGKRGWS from the coding sequence GTGGCCGCGCTGCTGGTCGCCGCGGTCTGCGTCGCCTTCAGCATCGGCGCCTATCCCGTTTCGCCGGGGGAGCTGGCCGGGCTGCTCGCGGCGAAGCTGGGGCTCGGGAGCGCCGCCGTCGCCCCGGCGGTGGAGACGGTGATCTGGGACATCCGCGGCCCGCGCGTGCTGACCGCCATGCTGGTCGGGGCGGGGCTGGCCGCCTCGGGCGCCGCCTATCAGGGGCTGTTCCGCAACCCGCTGGTCTCGCCGGACATTCTCGGCGTGTCGTCGGGGGCGGCGCTGGGGGCGGTGCTGGGCATCTTCGCCGCGCTGCCGGTCCTCGCCATCCAGGGCATGGCCTTCGCGGGCGGGCTGCTGGCGGTGGGGGTGGTGCTGGCCGTCGCCTCGGCCATTCGCGGGCGGGACCCGGTGCTGGTCCTGGTGCTGGGCGGCGTGGTGATCGGGGCGCTGCTGGGCTCCGGCGTGGCTTTGCTGAAGTATCTGGCCGATCCCTACAACCAGTTGCCGGCGATCACCTTCTGGCTGCTCGGCAGCCTGTCGGCGGTCAACCGCGGCGATCTCGCGGCGCTGGTCCCGCCGGTGGCGGTGGCGCTGCTGCCGCTGGTCCTGCTGCGCTGGCGGCTCGACGTCATGACGCTGGGCGACGAGGAGGCGACGGCGCTCGGCGTGCCGGTGCGGCTGGTGCGGGTGGTGGTGATCGCGGCGGCGACGCTGATGACCGCCGCCGCGGTGTCGGTCAGCGGCATCGTCGGCTGGGTCGGGCTGCTGGTGCCGCACCTCGCCCGGCTGATGGTCGGCCCGGCCTTCGTCCGGCTGCTGCCCACGGCGGTGCTGCTGGGGGCGGCCTATCTGCTGGCGGTGGACACGCTGGCGCGCAGCTTGGGGCCGGTGGAGCTGCCGCTGGGCGTGCTGACCGCGGTGATCGGCACGCCGGTCTTCCTCTGGCTGCTCGCCTTCGGAAAGCGCGGCTGGTCATGA
- a CDS encoding ABC transporter ATP-binding protein, with the protein MSARLSVEDLAFGYGERMVGAGVGFAVAAGEVLCLLGPNGGGKTTLFKTLLGLLPPRGGRVRVDGEDTAGWSPRRRALAFGYVPQAGAGQFPFTVREMVLMGRTAHRGAFSAPAASDHAAAEAALERLGIGHLAERDWLRISGGERQMALIARALAQAPRVLVLDEPTASLDFGNQVRVLEQVRRLADGEGGEGLTVVFSTHHPEQAFAIADRVALLHGGRLARFGTPEEVITAAMMREVYGTEVEVVAVGTDGMRVCLPVGLKRPG; encoded by the coding sequence ATGAGCGCGCGGCTGTCGGTCGAGGACCTCGCCTTCGGCTATGGCGAGCGGATGGTCGGCGCCGGGGTCGGCTTCGCCGTGGCGGCGGGGGAGGTGCTGTGCCTGCTCGGCCCCAACGGCGGCGGCAAGACGACGCTGTTCAAGACGCTGCTTGGACTGCTGCCGCCGCGCGGCGGTCGGGTGCGCGTCGATGGCGAGGACACCGCCGGCTGGTCGCCGCGCCGCCGGGCGCTGGCCTTCGGCTATGTCCCGCAGGCGGGGGCGGGGCAGTTCCCCTTCACCGTGCGCGAGATGGTGCTGATGGGCCGCACGGCCCACCGCGGCGCCTTCAGCGCCCCCGCCGCGTCCGACCACGCCGCCGCCGAGGCCGCGCTGGAACGGCTGGGCATCGGGCATCTGGCCGAGCGCGACTGGCTGCGCATCAGCGGCGGCGAGCGGCAGATGGCCCTGATCGCCCGCGCGCTGGCCCAGGCGCCGCGCGTGCTGGTGCTCGATGAGCCGACCGCCAGCCTGGACTTCGGCAATCAGGTGCGCGTTCTGGAACAGGTGCGGCGGCTGGCGGACGGCGAGGGAGGCGAGGGGCTGACGGTGGTCTTCTCCACCCACCATCCGGAGCAGGCCTTCGCCATCGCCGACCGGGTGGCGCTGCTGCACGGCGGGCGGCTGGCCCGCTTCGGCACGCCGGAGGAGGTCATCACCGCCGCGATGATGCGCGAGGTCTACGGGACGGAGGTGGAGGTGGTGGCCGTGGGGACGGACGGGATGCGGGTGTGTTTGCCAGTCGGGCTCAAAAGGCCGGGCTGA
- a CDS encoding response regulator transcription factor, which yields MRAVLVEPNPLIADALGRQLGMGKIRYDRQDWAGLEELLQEQGADGLGYDAIVLGSVDDPARCVAALRAHQVGAAILCLLDRRCVTTTVELLHAGADDVLVKPVVSAEVRARIEVARRRSRGLLSNAVRVGQLTVFLDGRDPEVGGERLRLSQREHAILGVLAAHHRRVVSKEHIYDEVYGLSGADPLDKVIDVYICKLRKKIAEATGGARYIETVYGRGYKFEAPPEHEEAAPAAAPAATARRFPAMPFAASGLHPGCLVAAE from the coding sequence ATGCGCGCTGTCCTGGTTGAACCGAACCCCCTGATCGCCGACGCGCTCGGCCGTCAGCTCGGCATGGGGAAGATCCGCTACGACCGCCAGGACTGGGCCGGGCTGGAGGAGCTTCTGCAGGAGCAGGGGGCGGACGGGCTGGGCTACGACGCCATCGTCCTGGGCAGCGTCGACGATCCGGCGCGCTGCGTGGCGGCCTTACGGGCGCATCAGGTCGGGGCGGCGATCCTCTGCCTGCTCGACCGGCGCTGCGTGACGACGACGGTGGAGCTGCTGCACGCCGGGGCCGACGACGTGCTGGTCAAGCCGGTGGTCAGCGCCGAGGTGCGGGCGCGCATCGAGGTGGCGCGGCGGCGCTCGCGCGGCCTGCTGAGCAACGCGGTGCGGGTCGGCCAGCTCACGGTGTTCCTCGACGGGCGCGACCCGGAGGTCGGCGGCGAGCGGCTGCGGCTGAGCCAGCGCGAGCACGCCATCCTCGGCGTGCTGGCCGCCCACCACCGCCGCGTCGTCTCCAAGGAGCACATCTACGACGAGGTCTATGGCCTGTCCGGCGCCGACCCGCTCGACAAGGTCATCGACGTCTACATCTGCAAGCTCCGCAAGAAGATCGCCGAGGCCACCGGCGGCGCCCGCTACATCGAGACCGTCTATGGGCGCGGCTACAAGTTCGAGGCCCCGCCCGAGCATGAGGAGGCCGCTCCGGCCGCCGCGCCGGCCGCCACCGCCCGCCGCTTCCCGGCCATGCCCTTCGCCGCCTCCGGCCTGCACCCCGGCTGTCTCGTCGCCGCCGAGTGA
- the msrP gene encoding protein-methionine-sulfoxide reductase catalytic subunit MsrP, whose amino-acid sequence MLIKVRSASQASENEVTPRGLFLSRRSIIAGGAAALALGGTGVLPGPALAAPFQAPLTVSPKDPKMDAQTPMKSATSYNNFYEFGTDKTDPSENAGTLRTRPWEIAVDGEAGKPTTFGIEDLLSFPLEERVYRLRCVEGWSMVIPWVGFPLAELLKRVDPTGNAKYVAFQTLADRSQMPGLKYPVLQWPYVEGLRMDEAMHPLTILAVGMYGETLPNQNGAPVRLVVPWKYGFKSIKSIVRITLTQDQPPTSWNRSQPREYGFYSNVNPEVDHPRWSQATERRVGEFSRRKTLPFNGYGEEVASLYTGMDLRKNY is encoded by the coding sequence ATGCTCATCAAAGTCCGGAGCGCGTCGCAAGCCAGCGAGAACGAGGTGACGCCCCGCGGCCTGTTCCTGTCCCGGCGCTCCATCATCGCCGGCGGCGCCGCAGCCCTGGCGCTCGGCGGCACGGGTGTCCTGCCGGGTCCGGCGCTGGCCGCGCCCTTCCAGGCTCCGCTGACGGTCAGCCCGAAGGACCCCAAGATGGACGCCCAGACTCCGATGAAGTCGGCGACCAGCTACAACAATTTCTACGAGTTCGGGACGGACAAGACCGATCCGTCCGAGAACGCCGGCACGCTGCGCACCCGCCCGTGGGAGATCGCGGTGGACGGCGAGGCCGGCAAGCCCACCACCTTCGGCATCGAGGACCTGCTGTCCTTCCCGCTGGAGGAGCGCGTCTACCGCCTGCGCTGCGTCGAGGGCTGGTCGATGGTCATCCCCTGGGTCGGCTTCCCGCTGGCCGAGCTGCTCAAGCGCGTGGACCCGACCGGCAACGCCAAATACGTCGCCTTCCAGACGCTGGCCGACCGCTCGCAGATGCCCGGCCTGAAATATCCCGTGCTGCAATGGCCCTATGTGGAGGGGCTGCGCATGGACGAGGCCATGCACCCGCTGACCATCCTGGCGGTCGGCATGTACGGCGAGACGTTGCCCAACCAGAACGGCGCGCCGGTGCGGCTGGTCGTGCCGTGGAAGTACGGCTTCAAATCGATCAAGTCGATCGTCCGCATCACCCTGACGCAGGATCAGCCGCCGACCTCCTGGAACCGCTCGCAGCCGCGCGAGTACGGTTTCTATTCGAACGTGAACCCGGAGGTCGACCACCCGCGCTGGAGCCAAGCGACGGAACGCCGCGTCGGCGAGTTCTCCCGCCGCAAGACGCTGCCCTTCAACGGCTATGGCGAGGAGGTGGCGTCCCTCTACACCGGCATGGATCTGCGGAAGAACTACTGA
- a CDS encoding DMT family transporter, whose translation MPDCSRPPEGVSAAQTVPSHGSERRDDPVRGILMVVAAVFFFSCSDATAKYLSQTLPSIEIGWMRYVGFTTLLLPLMIRGGPPVMKTASPGLQVLRALGMLGSALFFIMGMRYLPLAEAAATSYVSPVFVTVLSILVLGEKIGPRRWAAVLVGLLGVLIVIRPGGAAFQPAAVFPILSAMSWATGVVITRKMTGQEHPTTTLIWTALTGLAVLTVLLPFNVAMPTWTEVALGALIGLVSTMGQWLMVQAYRFGEASVLAPCSYVQIVWSTLLGFLIFGALPDHWTFLGAGIIIASGLYTAHRERLRKKQQQNAA comes from the coding sequence ATGCCCGACTGCTCCCGCCCCCCGGAAGGGGTGTCCGCCGCCCAGACCGTGCCGTCCCACGGGAGCGAGCGCCGCGACGATCCCGTACGCGGGATTCTGATGGTCGTTGCGGCGGTCTTCTTCTTCTCCTGCTCCGACGCGACGGCGAAGTATCTGTCCCAGACGCTGCCCTCCATCGAGATCGGCTGGATGCGCTACGTCGGCTTCACGACGCTGCTGCTGCCGCTGATGATCCGCGGCGGTCCGCCGGTGATGAAGACCGCCAGCCCCGGCCTGCAGGTCCTGCGCGCCCTGGGGATGCTCGGGTCGGCGCTGTTCTTCATCATGGGCATGCGTTATCTGCCCCTGGCGGAGGCGGCGGCGACCAGCTACGTCTCGCCGGTCTTCGTCACGGTGCTGTCGATCCTGGTGCTGGGCGAGAAGATCGGACCGCGCCGCTGGGCGGCGGTGCTGGTCGGGCTCCTGGGCGTGCTGATCGTCATCCGGCCCGGCGGGGCGGCCTTCCAGCCGGCGGCCGTCTTCCCCATCCTGTCGGCGATGAGCTGGGCGACCGGCGTGGTCATCACCCGCAAGATGACCGGGCAGGAGCATCCCACCACCACCCTGATCTGGACCGCCCTGACGGGCCTTGCCGTGCTGACCGTGCTGCTCCCCTTCAACGTCGCGATGCCGACTTGGACGGAGGTGGCGCTGGGCGCCCTGATCGGTCTGGTCTCCACCATGGGGCAATGGCTGATGGTCCAGGCCTACCGCTTCGGCGAGGCGTCGGTGCTCGCCCCCTGTTCCTACGTGCAGATCGTCTGGTCCACCCTGCTGGGCTTCCTGATTTTCGGGGCGCTGCCCGACCACTGGACCTTCCTGGGCGCCGGAATCATCATCGCCAGCGGCCTCTACACCGCCCATCGCGAGCGGCTGCGCAAGAAGCAGCAGCAAAACGCCGCATGA
- a CDS encoding sugar kinase, which produces MGESARRVAALGECMIELVRRPDGTFTMGFGGDTLNTAVYMARLGVATDYVTALGDDGNSDAMVATWEAEGVGTGHVLRVPNRVPGLYMIETDDSGERRFLYWRDSAPARDLFVLPDSPALVADLESYDLLYMSGISLAIWGERGREVLFPMLDRLRERGGRVAFDTNWRPRLWPDRETAQRAYDAMLRRADIALPGVEDLRGLYGDADADSAMARVRGAGVTEIVLKLEKPGCIVSAPGVEETVPSEKVAKVVDTTAAGDSFSAGYLSARLKGLGPVEAARSAHRIAAVVIQHRGAVIPRDAMASVLDG; this is translated from the coding sequence ATGGGTGAGTCCGCGCGCCGGGTTGCGGCCCTTGGCGAATGCATGATCGAACTGGTGCGCCGTCCCGACGGGACCTTCACCATGGGCTTCGGCGGCGACACCCTCAACACCGCCGTCTATATGGCGCGGCTGGGCGTGGCAACCGATTACGTGACGGCTCTGGGCGACGACGGCAACAGCGACGCCATGGTCGCCACCTGGGAAGCCGAAGGGGTCGGCACCGGCCATGTGCTGCGCGTCCCCAACCGCGTCCCCGGCCTCTACATGATCGAGACGGACGACAGCGGCGAGCGGCGTTTCCTCTACTGGCGCGATTCCGCGCCGGCCCGCGACCTGTTCGTCCTGCCCGACAGCCCGGCGCTGGTCGCCGACCTGGAAAGCTACGACCTGCTCTACATGTCCGGCATCAGCCTGGCCATCTGGGGCGAGCGCGGGCGCGAGGTGCTGTTCCCCATGCTCGACCGCCTGCGCGAGCGCGGCGGCCGCGTCGCCTTCGACACCAACTGGCGCCCCCGCCTGTGGCCCGACCGTGAGACGGCGCAGCGCGCCTACGACGCGATGCTCCGGCGCGCCGACATCGCCCTGCCGGGCGTCGAGGACCTGCGCGGCCTCTACGGCGACGCCGACGCCGACAGCGCCATGGCCCGCGTGCGCGGCGCCGGGGTGACGGAGATCGTGCTGAAGCTGGAGAAGCCGGGCTGCATCGTCTCCGCCCCCGGCGTCGAGGAGACCGTGCCGTCGGAGAAGGTCGCCAAGGTCGTGGACACCACCGCGGCGGGCGACAGCTTCAGCGCCGGTTACCTCAGCGCCCGCCTGAAGGGCCTGGGCCCGGTCGAGGCGGCGCGCTCCGCCCACCGCATCGCCGCCGTGGTCATCCAGCACCGCGGCGCCGTCATCCCGCGCGACGCCATGGCGTCCGTGCTGGACGGCTGA
- a CDS encoding flagellin, translated as MASIMTNTSAMTALQTLRRVTDDLATTQDRISTGLKVNNAKDNAAYWSIATTMRADVAGFKAVKESLELGSGTTNTASVASKNIVENLQTLKARVIAGQTNGVDKSLIQNDIDQLVKLVKGAAADASFNGDNLLRITYSNDGTAKDQNVDILASLSRSAGTVDPSYISFQRQDMQVTSIVGKATIEQQVDSTNDLKASVGIAIGAPDTTFIDGQNLGLGNLTLNVTNEAGTKSAVTVDLSGIDYTTDLATTQGLIVTAVNTALTAAGGDFQVAFNGDKLEFTDQDLNTDGNFTAKVDSLWVGSKESDAFGGLADLTQIDVTSNATKSLEVINGLLDKAIGKAAVIGSIENRVSVQNDFVSKLTDSMNKGIGSLVDADMNEESSRLQALQVQQQLATQALSIANQGPQNILSLFR; from the coding sequence ATGGCCTCGATCATGACCAACACCTCGGCGATGACCGCGCTGCAGACGCTGCGCCGCGTGACCGACGATCTGGCGACCACCCAGGATCGCATTTCGACCGGTCTCAAGGTCAACAACGCCAAGGACAACGCCGCCTACTGGTCGATCGCCACGACCATGCGCGCCGACGTCGCCGGCTTCAAGGCGGTGAAGGAATCGCTGGAACTGGGTTCGGGCACGACCAACACCGCGTCGGTGGCGTCCAAGAACATCGTCGAGAACCTTCAGACGCTGAAGGCCCGCGTCATCGCCGGCCAGACCAACGGCGTCGACAAGTCGCTGATCCAGAACGACATCGACCAGCTCGTCAAGCTGGTGAAGGGCGCCGCCGCCGACGCCTCCTTCAACGGCGACAACCTGCTGCGCATCACCTATTCCAACGACGGCACGGCCAAGGACCAGAACGTTGACATCCTGGCGTCGCTGAGCCGCAGCGCCGGCACGGTCGATCCGAGCTACATCAGCTTCCAGCGCCAGGACATGCAGGTCACCTCGATCGTCGGCAAGGCCACGATCGAGCAGCAGGTGGACTCCACCAACGACCTGAAGGCCAGCGTCGGCATCGCCATCGGTGCGCCGGACACCACCTTCATCGACGGCCAGAACCTGGGCCTGGGCAACCTGACCCTGAACGTCACCAACGAGGCGGGCACCAAGTCCGCCGTGACGGTGGACCTGTCGGGCATCGACTACACCACCGACCTGGCGACCACCCAGGGCCTGATCGTGACCGCGGTCAACACGGCCCTGACCGCGGCCGGCGGCGACTTCCAGGTGGCCTTCAACGGCGACAAGCTGGAATTCACCGACCAGGACCTGAACACCGACGGCAACTTCACCGCCAAGGTGGACAGCCTGTGGGTCGGCTCGAAGGAAAGCGACGCCTTCGGCGGCCTGGCCGACCTGACGCAGATCGACGTGACCTCCAACGCCACCAAGTCGCTCGAGGTCATCAACGGCCTGCTCGACAAGGCCATCGGCAAGGCCGCGGTGATCGGTTCCATCGAGAACCGCGTGTCGGTGCAGAACGACTTCGTGTCGAAGCTGACCGACTCGATGAACAAGGGCATCGGCTCCCTGGTGGACGCCGACATGAACGAGGAATCGAGCCGCCTGCAGGCCCTCCAGGTCCAGCAGCAGCTCGCCACCCAGGCGCTGTCGATCGCCAACCAGGGTCCGCAGAACATTCTCTCGCTGTTCCGCTAA